One window from the genome of bacterium encodes:
- a CDS encoding NUDIX domain-containing protein, with amino-acid sequence MSTNIVWVDENDAVLGETTREKAHAEGLLHRIAVTYLVNAEGEILVNERADDGRFDHSSAGHVDAGESYVETARRELKEELGIDGIDIKEIGGSISQDLINDPGQPFMNARHIFKVFLGVLLRPDLIRIDPDEVKSVFWADPNKVMEDMRSNPSRYAGGFKSSLPVYLDSQG; translated from the coding sequence ATGAGCACTAACATTGTATGGGTTGACGAAAATGATGCCGTTCTTGGGGAAACCACAAGGGAAAAGGCCCATGCCGAAGGCCTCCTGCACCGTATCGCGGTCACCTATCTTGTAAATGCTGAAGGGGAGATCCTGGTGAATGAACGGGCTGACGATGGGCGTTTCGACCATTCATCAGCGGGTCATGTCGATGCGGGCGAAAGCTATGTTGAGACGGCCCGCAGAGAGCTGAAAGAGGAACTCGGAATTGACGGTATTGATATAAAGGAGATCGGCGGTTCCATATCTCAAGATTTGATAAACGATCCGGGTCAGCCGTTCATGAACGCCCGGCATATATTCAAAGTATTTCTCGGAGTCCTGCTCCGGCCGGATTTGATCCGGATTGATCCTGATGAAGTAAAAAGCGTATTTTGGGCTGATCCGAATAAAGTTATGGAAGATATGCGTAGTAATCCTTCAAGATATGCCGGAGGCTTTAAGAGCTCCCTGCCCGTATACCTGGATTCTCAAGGATAA
- a CDS encoding NUDIX domain-containing protein yields the protein MKEKKFIPRKGQTDFTNIRYTPVINCAVRYKGRILLVKRGAGMRLYPGYWNGVSGFLDDKKELKDKVREELREELGLTKKQIVSMKLGTLLYQDAPKYKKTWLVLPVLVAINTDKVRLDWEGEEYGWFKPSGIKKLRLLPGFKETLESARKARYIV from the coding sequence ATGAAAGAAAAGAAATTCATTCCGAGAAAGGGCCAAACGGACTTTACGAACATCCGCTATACGCCGGTTATCAATTGCGCCGTCCGCTATAAAGGCAGGATACTGCTCGTGAAGCGGGGTGCCGGAATGCGGTTGTATCCCGGGTATTGGAACGGGGTATCGGGGTTTCTCGATGACAAGAAGGAGCTTAAGGATAAGGTGCGCGAAGAACTCCGGGAGGAGCTTGGCCTTACGAAGAAGCAGATTGTTTCCATGAAGCTCGGCACGCTCCTGTATCAGGATGCTCCGAAGTATAAGAAGACGTGGCTCGTGCTCCCGGTATTGGTGGCTATAAATACTGACAAGGTGCGGCTTGACTGGGAGGGGGAAGAATACGGCTGGTTCAAGCCTTCCGGGATCAAGAAGCTCAGGCTTCTGCCGGGATTTAAGGAAACGCTTGAGAGCGCCCGTAAAGCCAGATACATCGTATAA
- a CDS encoding MBL fold metallo-hydrolase, protein MNITKLGHACLVVEESGVRVLVDPGSFTTEQNELSGLDAVVITHEHQDHLNIASLKKVIDNNPDIVIIANASIGAVLEKEGIAYARVGDGEKIEVKGLAITGSGKDHATICDGFGLVENTGYFIGSRFFYPGDAFHNPGIPVGVLALPVAGPWMKISEAVDYVKAVRPEVCFPVHDGMYKSGFNIADRIGEALVTPLGIDYVPMKDGENREF, encoded by the coding sequence ATGAACATCACGAAACTCGGGCACGCGTGCCTGGTAGTCGAAGAGAGCGGGGTGCGGGTCCTCGTCGATCCCGGAAGCTTCACGACGGAACAAAACGAACTTTCCGGACTCGATGCGGTCGTGATAACGCACGAGCATCAGGATCATCTTAATATCGCGTCGCTCAAGAAAGTCATAGACAATAATCCCGATATAGTCATCATCGCGAACGCTTCGATCGGTGCTGTGCTCGAGAAAGAAGGAATTGCCTATGCCAGGGTAGGCGACGGAGAAAAGATCGAAGTGAAAGGGCTGGCTATCACCGGTTCCGGCAAGGATCATGCGACCATCTGCGACGGCTTCGGCCTTGTCGAGAATACCGGCTATTTCATCGGCAGCCGCTTCTTCTATCCGGGCGATGCGTTTCATAATCCGGGCATACCGGTCGGGGTGCTCGCGCTTCCGGTCGCGGGCCCGTGGATGAAAATCAGCGAAGCGGTCGACTATGTGAAAGCGGTACGCCCCGAAGTCTGCTTTCCGGTACATGACGGCATGTATAAGTCCGGCTTTAACATCGCCGATCGTATCGGCGAAGCACTCGTTACGCCTCTTGGCATCGATTATGTGCCGATGAAGGACGGCGAGAACAGGGAATTCTGA
- a CDS encoding pirin family protein: MKAAVHRADSRGGADHGWLKTRHSFSFANWHDPERDGFGALRVLNDDVIAPHQGFGAHPHRDFEIVTIVTRGAVTHEDGLGTRAKVAAGEVQVMSAGTGVVHSEKNEEDEPLELFQLWIVPKERGVAPRYDRKRFDEASRKNALQLLVSDTGEDGSLMIRQDARIYLADLAAGAEIPYQLPPGRGAYVFVVEGEVKIGEVLLKRRDALAVSDSSSFSITPVTAANILVIDVPV, encoded by the coding sequence ATGAAAGCAGCCGTACACCGGGCTGACAGCAGGGGTGGCGCGGATCACGGCTGGCTCAAGACCCGTCACAGCTTCAGTTTCGCGAACTGGCACGATCCGGAGCGCGACGGTTTCGGCGCGCTCCGGGTGTTGAACGACGATGTCATCGCGCCCCACCAGGGCTTCGGTGCCCATCCGCACCGGGATTTCGAGATCGTTACGATTGTCACGCGCGGCGCGGTTACGCACGAGGACGGCCTCGGCACGCGCGCGAAAGTCGCCGCGGGAGAGGTGCAGGTGATGAGCGCGGGAACCGGCGTCGTGCACTCCGAAAAGAACGAGGAAGACGAACCGCTCGAGCTTTTCCAGCTTTGGATCGTTCCTAAGGAGCGGGGAGTCGCCCCGCGCTATGACCGGAAGAGGTTTGACGAAGCCAGCCGGAAGAACGCGCTCCAGCTTCTGGTCTCCGACACCGGGGAAGACGGCTCGCTCATGATCCGTCAGGATGCGCGGATATATCTGGCCGACCTTGCCGCGGGAGCGGAAATTCCGTATCAGCTGCCACCCGGGCGCGGGGCGTATGTATTCGTAGTCGAAGGCGAAGTGAAAATCGGAGAAGTCCTGCTCAAGCGCCGCGACGCCCTTGCCGTTTCGGATAGTTCCTCCTTCTCCATAACGCCTGTCACGGCCGCAAACATCCTTGTCATCGACGTGCCGGTATGA
- a CDS encoding aminoacetone oxidase family FAD-binding enzyme, with translation MNGAHDVIVVGGGASGMMAAAVAARRGKRVLLLEKNARLGEKLSISGGGRCNITNAEFDTRAFLARYGAAADFLHSAFAQFGVQDTFDFFEDLGLPLKVEAGKRAFPASERATDVVRALIEALRAGRAEVRTGTAVGQIIAKDGRIETIIAGGTEYRAASYVFSTGGVSHPETGSTGDGFGWLRELGHAVAEPTPTIVPLATKETWGRELSGVSIDGVKIAFEREAFPGEKPKRFSREGRVLFTHFGISGPTVLNAAGKVADLLHEGAVSARIDLYPALDAGHLDREITGRFDANKNKSARNALKEFLPPGTPQVFLKLAGLDPEKKAHSVTRDERRALANLLKSLPLTIAGLMGFERAVVADGGVPLVEIDMRTMRSKKTGNLFVTGDLLNIERPSGGYSLQLCWTTGYVAGSAV, from the coding sequence ATGAACGGCGCGCATGACGTGATCGTCGTCGGGGGCGGAGCGTCGGGGATGATGGCCGCCGCGGTCGCGGCAAGGCGCGGCAAGCGCGTGCTTCTTCTCGAGAAGAACGCGCGGCTCGGGGAGAAGCTTTCGATATCGGGCGGCGGCCGCTGCAATATCACGAACGCGGAGTTCGATACGCGCGCGTTTCTTGCCCGCTACGGCGCCGCCGCGGATTTTCTCCATTCCGCCTTCGCGCAGTTTGGCGTGCAGGACACTTTTGATTTTTTCGAGGACCTCGGTCTTCCGCTCAAAGTCGAGGCCGGGAAGCGCGCGTTTCCGGCAAGCGAGCGCGCCACGGACGTCGTGCGCGCGCTCATCGAAGCGCTTCGCGCGGGCAGGGCCGAGGTTCGCACGGGCACGGCCGTCGGGCAGATCATCGCGAAGGACGGACGTATCGAAACGATTATTGCGGGAGGGACAGAGTATCGCGCGGCTTCCTATGTTTTCTCGACCGGCGGCGTCTCGCATCCGGAGACCGGTTCGACGGGCGACGGTTTCGGATGGCTCCGGGAACTCGGGCATGCCGTAGCGGAGCCGACGCCGACCATCGTCCCTTTGGCCACCAAAGAAACGTGGGGGCGGGAGCTTTCCGGCGTCTCGATCGACGGCGTGAAAATCGCGTTCGAGCGCGAGGCGTTCCCGGGAGAAAAGCCCAAGCGCTTCTCAAGGGAAGGAAGGGTGCTTTTCACGCATTTCGGCATCTCGGGTCCGACCGTGCTTAACGCGGCGGGGAAAGTGGCGGATCTTCTCCATGAGGGCGCGGTATCCGCGAGGATCGATCTCTATCCGGCGCTCGATGCCGGGCATCTCGACCGGGAGATCACGGGCAGATTCGACGCGAACAAGAACAAATCGGCGCGAAACGCGCTCAAGGAATTCCTTCCGCCGGGCACCCCGCAGGTATTTTTGAAGCTTGCGGGCCTTGACCCGGAAAAGAAGGCGCACAGCGTGACGCGGGACGAGCGCCGGGCGCTCGCAAATCTCCTTAAATCCCTTCCGCTTACCATCGCCGGGCTCATGGGATTCGAACGCGCCGTGGTCGCCGACGGCGGCGTTCCGCTTGTCGAAATCGATATGCGTACCATGCGTTCGAAGAAGACCGGGAACCTTTTCGTCACCGGCGATCTTTTGAATATTGAGAGGCCTTCAGGCGGCTATTCGCTCCAGCTGTGCTGGACCACCGGGTACGTGGCGGGGAGCGCGGTATAA
- a CDS encoding L-histidine N(alpha)-methyltransferase, translating to MQLFAKKEKPVHTSFGPPYAVLNLSKVGLRYFRFMIKSSHASRDRLVQKFIDHPNVGWIFSAEGWFNLAVGVWAKDNAEINDISSSIRATLNPGDEIVYQSELTSLYGFGNRPVAGEVRAMAIVDAVYTPVDLDHLTFDYLKLVALDSSLPERDAAEILGITEEALTRLRSELEAAGVIVGYQDRLNYTGTYYKVFIDTLRAKTPDAVQKLTDRLWGDMRCIYIERANGKYDFEFELVLEHKAAIWEYVRDFPEHKIAVLTKNLYTNLYPLNKIANLREIKDSILAQSGSVIDLRNSKLWYLNPRGANAYLNIYENRNYFEAMEKSELDLFSDITAHIREKSGAESYSLIDIGSGDGLKARIFIEKLGEEKIKAYYPVDIQPIELAAALKSHAAGAYAKHPVLLDIENLSARFPLKLHPGEGQITIFLGGTYGNFKNERINAYLKPLLRDPSAVVLVSMPIVSGKTDADMIELYSGKQMEDMAFGPLLQIGFALGDFEANPAHPDLRIQPVVEDSRLVTTFTLKNDKIILGKRFDKGTVFKMTTSWKPTLEEVRAALERDFVIEKMFHNSEMSISIIRAK from the coding sequence ATGCAGCTGTTTGCCAAAAAAGAAAAGCCTGTACATACGAGTTTCGGCCCGCCATATGCCGTGCTCAATCTCTCCAAAGTCGGTCTGCGGTATTTCCGTTTCATGATCAAGTCGTCTCACGCTTCGAGGGATCGGCTCGTGCAGAAGTTCATAGACCATCCGAACGTCGGCTGGATATTCTCTGCGGAGGGCTGGTTCAATCTCGCCGTGGGCGTTTGGGCAAAGGACAATGCGGAAATCAACGATATCAGTTCCTCGATTCGCGCAACGTTGAATCCGGGCGACGAGATTGTGTACCAATCCGAGCTCACGAGCCTCTACGGCTTCGGGAACCGGCCAGTCGCGGGAGAGGTCCGCGCGATGGCCATAGTCGATGCCGTTTATACTCCGGTCGATCTCGACCATCTTACATTTGATTATCTTAAACTTGTCGCGCTCGACAGTTCGCTCCCGGAACGTGATGCCGCAGAAATCCTTGGAATAACGGAGGAAGCACTAACGCGGTTGCGAAGTGAGCTCGAGGCCGCGGGTGTCATAGTCGGGTACCAGGACCGGCTCAACTACACGGGTACGTATTACAAAGTATTCATCGATACGCTCCGTGCCAAGACGCCCGATGCGGTCCAGAAGCTTACCGATCGGCTCTGGGGAGATATGCGGTGCATTTACATAGAACGCGCCAACGGAAAATACGATTTCGAATTCGAACTTGTGCTTGAGCACAAGGCGGCTATATGGGAATATGTCAGGGATTTTCCGGAGCACAAAATAGCGGTCCTGACGAAGAACTTGTATACCAATCTCTACCCGCTCAATAAAATCGCGAACTTGCGGGAGATTAAGGATTCGATTCTCGCGCAAAGTGGAAGCGTTATCGATCTGCGCAACTCGAAACTCTGGTATCTGAATCCGAGAGGCGCGAACGCATATCTGAACATATATGAAAACAGGAACTATTTCGAGGCGATGGAAAAGAGCGAACTCGATCTGTTCAGCGATATAACCGCTCATATCCGGGAGAAAAGCGGTGCGGAAAGCTACAGCCTCATAGACATCGGCAGCGGGGACGGGCTCAAGGCAAGAATTTTCATAGAAAAGCTCGGAGAAGAAAAGATAAAAGCCTATTATCCGGTCGATATACAACCGATCGAACTTGCGGCCGCCCTTAAGTCGCATGCGGCCGGCGCATACGCGAAACATCCGGTGCTTCTGGATATCGAAAATCTATCGGCACGGTTTCCCTTAAAGCTTCACCCCGGCGAAGGACAGATAACCATTTTCCTTGGCGGCACATATGGAAACTTCAAGAACGAACGGATCAACGCGTATCTGAAACCGCTATTGCGCGATCCGTCTGCCGTGGTGCTCGTTTCGATGCCGATTGTGTCCGGGAAAACCGATGCCGATATGATCGAACTCTATTCGGGGAAACAGATGGAAGATATGGCCTTTGGTCCTCTGCTCCAGATAGGCTTCGCGCTTGGCGACTTCGAGGCGAATCCGGCGCATCCCGATCTGCGCATACAGCCGGTCGTCGAGGATTCCAGGCTTGTTACCACATTTACCCTTAAAAACGATAAGATAATTCTTGGAAAGCGTTTTGATAAAGGGACTGTTTTCAAGATGACCACTTCGTGGAAGCCGACGCTTGAGGAAGTTCGTGCCGCGCTCGAACGTGATTTTGTTATCGAGAAGATGTTCCACAACAGCGAGATGTCCATTTCCATTATTAGGGCAAAATGA